The Bacteroidota bacterium DNA segment TTGAGCAAGAATTCCTTCAATTGATTTTGAAATTGTTTTATCCAGCATACCTATTCCGGGCAAAATATGTGTAGCATCAATATGTAAACTTCCACTAAATGTTAAGCGACATCCTTTGCCACCCAATGCAGAAATAAATTCGGTGGTTCCTTCACATTGCATCGCATTTTCAAAGTAGTGAGATTTAATTTTCCAATTAATGATTTTGTCTGCGGTATTCCAAACTGCGGTATCCGTCCAAATAAGCATATCTGGTTTAATATATTTTATTACAAATGATGGCAGTTGTGGTGATGCAGTCCAGATACTAATTACAGTGTTAGTATTGTTTGGCAATTGTATTCTGTCAATTACATTTATAGTTTTTAACTCAGCAACTCCTTCGGCAATATCAGGCAGATGATTTAACATAGTTTCCCAAACTTGTTCAGTTGGAATTTTTAATATACTTACCGTTGTAAAATCCATGAATTAATTATTGGGTGATGTTAAGTCAAATATAATTTTATTTAATCCTCAATCAAAATAAATGTTACTCAGAAATATTCTTATTTCTATATGCATAAATCTTTTCTGATAGTTTTATTGATGCCCTTAGCGAAGCCGGAATATGTTCTGAGGTAACCAACCAAGAAATAGTTTCTATAAAAGCATCTTCGGCTGATTGAGGAGAATAACCTAATTGTTTTAATTTATCAGAACTATACCAATAATATTTACCAACCATTTTTGCTTGTTCTCGAGTTGATGTTGGTCGGGTGTTAGTGAAATGATATAAGAATTCATGCATTGCAGATAATAAATATGCAGATGTATGCAGCACTTCAAAATAAGGACCGGACATACCACATAGTTCTGAAATCATGCTATGTATCTCTTTCCATTCCATATTCTCACTTCCTGCAATATATATCTCTCCACTCTTTCCATTGTGAGCTAATAAAATCATCGCCTTTGCAATATCTCTTGCACTAACAATATTGCAACCCCCTATCCATGTAGCCTTATAAGGATCTTTTAAAAAATTTACAATCATGCGATTGCTCTCAGTTAAATGAAAATCGGGAGCGCCAATTGTTATGGTTGGACAAATCGCAATTACTTCCACATTATTTTTCTTTCCTGTTTCAAATGCACTGTTTTCCTGAATCACTTTTGCTTTAATATAAGCAGGTGCATCATTAAAATTACCGGATTTATTTTCTGATAATATTTCTTTGGTATCACTTGCCCCAAGTGTAACAGATGAAGAAGTAAAAACAACTCTGCTTATATGATTTATTGCTGCTGCATGAATTACATTTTCCATGGATTGCTTTGCTTCTGCTATAAATGTTTTTTCATCATAACCCCAATACGCAAAAACTCCGGCAGTATGATAAATAAGTGCGCAGCCTTTTGCAGCTTTTGTTAATTCTTCTTCTGAATTGATATCACCAAAAGCAAACTCCACATTATAGCCGGATAGAATTTCAAGATTACTTGTTTTACGCACAAATACTTTTACTTCATCACCATTTGCCAGTAATTCTTTTACCAGATGATTACCAATTAATCCTGTTGCGCCTGTGACAAATACTTTCAATGTTATTTAATTATTACCGGTTAAATATTTCATATCTTTTTTAAGTGCATCTGATACACCACTTGCAAATTCTTTAAGAATATCCGCAGCATCTTTATCCGTGTTTCCGCCAAAATGCCGATAACCATTTTCATCAGTAACTGCTCCCAACTCATCCGTAGTTTTTTTATTTCTATTTACCCACTTTTCAATTATTCCGCTAAACACAGCAATTACATTTTTAAATTGTTCAGCTTCAAATGGTTGATTGTATTCATTATGTGCAATGAAATTTTCGTCAATAGTTTTTCCGCCTTTTACATTGCGACCTTCATATGCTGCTTCAAAATTTGCAATAGTTTTTGAAAAGAAATTATTGTAGGCATCTGATACCAAGGCATTTTTTACTTTAGGTAAATAATCCATGTTAATTACCTGAAAAAATAAAGGCAACGTGAATTTCTGTCGGGCAACAATTTTTATTTGCGTAATATTCTTTCCGGCTGCACTTATTTCCACCATGCCATCATCATAATCCGCAGAGTTATTCAAACTCTTGATTGTTCGCCAATACATTGTCTCTTTATTGCTTGCATATTCAATGCATTCAATTTTACAAACGTCAATATATTTTCCACCGAAAAAAACCATCCAATTGGGTTGCGGTAAATACAAATCTCTTTCTGCCTGATGAATGATTTTATTTTTTTGATTATACTTAACAGGAATTCGAGCTCCACCAATATTATCAAACATGAATTGAACACTTTGTGCAATATCCACTTTGGCAATAAATGCAGAGAAGTTGTAAGGTAATGTCCGTGTATATTCAAACAATACTGAATCATCGATATATCTCCATTTCAACCCATTTGCATCGGGTTCAATATGCTCAACTATTTGTGCAAGCGGTTTAATATAGTTTACAACATCCTGATAATTTTTGCTGCTGAATTCTGCGGGATCAAATCCCAAGTCGGTATCTTTTCTGAACACCTTTTCTTTATCATATAATATTTGCCACGACTCAATAAATTTTTGAATATTACCTAAAGAGTAATTTAAAAATATAAGTGCAGAATAAGCTAAAGGATGTTCATCAATATTTTTTATAATTGGCGATAATATTTTATTCACTTGCGAATCTGCAATATTTTTAAAAGGAAAAATATCTGTATCAATTTCCTGTAACCAAGCTTGAGAAAGTTGTCGCATTACCGGATTTATATTTCTTGCTTTTACAGATTCTGAAAATGTAAGCGAAACATTTTTCCATTCAGGATAAATAGAAAGATCACCCGTTAATTTATAATTTTCCGGAAGTCCTGCATTTTTTAATGCGTAACTATTCATGGAAGATGCATAAGGATCCAGTCCCATTTTTAAAGCCGCAGCCCAATCAGTTAACAAGACATGATTACCGGCAATAAATGTTTTGGTTTCAATAGGATTTTGATGCAAAGCACCCAGCGAACCATGATTGCTTTCATACGCATCAATAATGCAGAAATCCACTTCATTGCGATTGTACAATGCAAGCGCAACTTCATCCGGTTTATATTTAAAATAATAATGAAAATGCTTTGCTTTTTCAGGAAGAATATCAATGAGACTATTCAGGCAAAGTGAATAATAAAATTCCTCATCGGTTTTATTTTTAGATATTATAATTCTAAAATCTGCTTCCAGCCAATCTGCAGAAAGCATTTCATTTTTTAAAACACAATTAGAATCAAAATTTGCAGGTGATAAATTTTCACTCAGATTAATAATATCATAAGGATGATTTCCCGGAGTAATATATTTATATCCGACAAGATCTGCCAGAATATTTACATCACGATTTTCAAGATAGAAATCAGTGGAATTATCAGAACCTGCAATCACGCAGTTTACAAATCCTTTTTCTACAAGTGTATCAATTAAATATTCTACAAGTGCAGGTTGAATACAAGTGGAAGAATTGAGAACAAAAAAATCAATATCCGGCTTTATAAGTATCCGGAAATGTTGTTTCGTCTTTTTTAATTTTTTTCTTTTTGCTTCAATAGCTTTCCAAAAACCCGATGTATTAAGCATGTTATCAAAGAGAAAAAACATATCATCTTCTCTGCTGGTAACAATGGAAACTCTTGATTCAGGCATATTGCAATTGCAGTTTGACTATTTATTCTTTGTATTCTTTAACGTCTGCAATCCTTTAAATGCAAAGTCTGTCATACTTAATGCAAGTTCCTTTTGTGTGGCAATAATTACTTTAGCTAAGGATTTACTCTGTTGAATAACATTATCGTTATTGCTTTTTTTATCCGCAGTAGAAGTAAACAAATTATTTTGCAAAGAAATAGTTTGTTCTGCAACCTTATCGCAGAGTATAAACCAATCTTCGATTCCTTGCTTCACTTGTGGCTCTGCTTTTTCTGCTTGCTCAAAGTAGAAATCAAAAATGTTGTCAAATGGGTTGGATGTTTTTTTTTCGTCTTTCATAATATTTTTTTTAAAATAATTTATACCGGACTTTTTAAATAACTATGATGAAAACCTAATCTGGGATCTGCCATTTTTGTTGCGTAAGGAGTAAACTCCTGTATGTCGGGCATATTAACTCTTATCCTTTTATTTAATGAGGGATAATCATAAATGGTGATATGATTCATACCTCTGTTTGCTGTAAATAATAATTGCTGATTGTCGGATAACTGGCAGGCATGTATAGAATCCATAAAACGAAAACGGCTTACTCGCAGCGCAGTTAAAATATGTTTAGTACTAGTAAAAACTCCACCTCTGAGCATCACATCAAAAATAGTATTAGACACGGTTCTTTTATGATTTAATAACTCCGAAAAATCCGGCTTTTCATCAATCATTCTAAAATCTGAAAAATTATTCAAATCAATAAATACGATTGTATGACTCCCTCCATTGCAAAATATTAATTCTGTATCAGAAATAGTAACATCAGAATTAATATGTGAAGGTATTTCACGACTACAACACCAATGGCGTAACACTCTTTTTTCTTTTGCATCAATTTCAAAAGCGTATTCTTTAAAAAATGCAATTGCCCATTCGTGATAATCCTGATGATCTTGCGGTAACACACGAAATGAAACGGCATAAAAAATATCTTTTTGCGGATGCGGAATTAAATGCCAGCAAGTAGCAGGCAGATCAATTTTTGTGGCCTCGCCTGTTTCCATATCGAGTACACCCACCATTTTTGCTTCACCATTTTTGCCAAATGTTGGATTATCCATACTGCCGTAGCATAAATATTTTTTAGAAGCAGTAAACTTCATGCTATGTGGCAACATCAGTTTATGGGCTCCGAGCTTTTCTCCCTTTCTTAAATTATTAATATTGAATTTGTAAAAGTAATCGCCGATAGCAGCAATAAATTCAGTTGAATTAAGCCAGGCAACATGCGTACTACCTCTTATGCTGGTATCATTAATTTCTAAATTAAGAGTGGTAATTCGGTCTAATTCGTTTAAGGAATGTGGATCGTACAAGGCAAGATGTTGACCTGAAGTACCCATGTAACCATGCTTTCCATCCGGACTTAAACTCACAGCATGCCCGCCTGCCATTCCATTAAAATATTTTACTTTAAACGCAAAAGAATTGTCTGAAGGATCAAATAAAAAATTACAAACACCTGCCATTCCCTCAAGTCCATTAATTCCATTACCATCTAAAGCAATTTGAAAGGAATAAGGATATTGTTTCATTGAGTGAATTGGTTACAGAAGTTTTAACTGAAAATATTATTCTTCAAATATAAATATTATTATAAAACTCTGCTTGATTCTAGAAACCAGTTTTTAACCGATGTATAAAAGCAGGTTAAAACTTGTATGCCATTTTACATTATAATTTTTGAAAAGGCATTACATAATTTTCATTTTCATTTTTCAGTTGAAGAAAATAAAATCCTGAAGGCAAGTGCTGAACAGAAATTGTTTTGTAAGAAGTATGATTAATTATTTGTTCACTTATTAATTCGCCGTTGCTATTTACTATTTGCAAGGTATATATTGTATTTACATCCGGAACTTGAATTATTAAATTATCAGAAACAGGATTTGGGTATAAAGTAATTGACAACTCATTAATAGATTGAATTGCAACCGGTGTTGAAGTAGTAAATCTGCTTACACTCCATTCGAAACTAAGTCCCCCGCCGCCAATAGTGCCAGCCCTGTTCCATCCAGTTACTACAATTTTACCATCGTTTTGAATAGCCATTGCCTCACCACGATAATCGGGGTTTCCAGTAGAAAAAATAGTTTTACCTTCAGTTCCAAAAGTATTGTCCAAACTGCCATCCTCATTCAATCGAATGACTACACATTTGATAGTATCAAATTGATCATTATAACCGGTAATCAAAATTTTTCCATCACTTTGTTCAGTTATAAAACGACCATAATCGGGTCTGTCACCTAAATCAATAACAGTAATACCATCTGTACCAAATGAAGTATCCATAGTTCCATCGGCATTAATTTGCAGAGCAAAAGGATCATAATCTCCGCTACCTGGAGTTATGCTACCACAAAATAATATTTTCCCATCCTCTTTAATAA contains these protein-coding regions:
- a CDS encoding NAD-dependent epimerase/dehydratase family protein; the protein is MKVFVTGATGLIGNHLVKELLANGDEVKVFVRKTSNLEILSGYNVEFAFGDINSEEELTKAAKGCALIYHTAGVFAYWGYDEKTFIAEAKQSMENVIHAAAINHISRVVFTSSSVTLGASDTKEILSENKSGNFNDAPAYIKAKVIQENSAFETGKKNNVEVIAICPTITIGAPDFHLTESNRMIVNFLKDPYKATWIGGCNIVSARDIAKAMILLAHNGKSGEIYIAGSENMEWKEIHSMISELCGMSGPYFEVLHTSAYLLSAMHEFLYHFTNTRPTSTREQAKMVGKYYWYSSDKLKQLGYSPQSAEDAFIETISWLVTSEHIPASLRASIKLSEKIYAYRNKNISE
- a CDS encoding DUF362 domain-containing protein; translation: MPESRVSIVTSREDDMFFLFDNMLNTSGFWKAIEAKRKKLKKTKQHFRILIKPDIDFFVLNSSTCIQPALVEYLIDTLVEKGFVNCVIAGSDNSTDFYLENRDVNILADLVGYKYITPGNHPYDIINLSENLSPANFDSNCVLKNEMLSADWLEADFRIIISKNKTDEEFYYSLCLNSLIDILPEKAKHFHYYFKYKPDEVALALYNRNEVDFCIIDAYESNHGSLGALHQNPIETKTFIAGNHVLLTDWAAALKMGLDPYASSMNSYALKNAGLPENYKLTGDLSIYPEWKNVSLTFSESVKARNINPVMRQLSQAWLQEIDTDIFPFKNIADSQVNKILSPIIKNIDEHPLAYSALIFLNYSLGNIQKFIESWQILYDKEKVFRKDTDLGFDPAEFSSKNYQDVVNYIKPLAQIVEHIEPDANGLKWRYIDDSVLFEYTRTLPYNFSAFIAKVDIAQSVQFMFDNIGGARIPVKYNQKNKIIHQAERDLYLPQPNWMVFFGGKYIDVCKIECIEYASNKETMYWRTIKSLNNSADYDDGMVEISAAGKNITQIKIVARQKFTLPLFFQVINMDYLPKVKNALVSDAYNNFFSKTIANFEAAYEGRNVKGGKTIDENFIAHNEYNQPFEAEQFKNVIAVFSGIIEKWVNRNKKTTDELGAVTDENGYRHFGGNTDKDAADILKEFASGVSDALKKDMKYLTGNN